Below is a window of Myroides profundi DNA.
GACGAAAACTAAACATTAACTATCATAATCCTTTTCTAGGATTATCTCAATAAACACAAGATTATGTCAGCAAATTTAGTTGTGCCTACCATGGCCGAAATGATGGCAAGAGGAGAACAACCAGAAGTATTATTCTGGGTTGGTTGTTCTGGAAGTTTTGACGATAGAGCAAAAAAGATTACAAAAGCATTCGTAAAGATATTAAATAAAGCAAACGTATCATTTGCTGTACTTGGTACAGAAGAAGGATGTACTGGGGATCCAGCAAAGAGAGCAGGGAATGAGTTTGCATTCCAAATGCAAGCAATGATGAATATCCAAGTATTAGATGGATATGAAATTAAAAAAATCGTAACTGCTTGTCCTCACTGCTTTAATACACTTAAGAATGAGTACCCTGATTTGGGTGGTAAATATGAAGTTGTACACCATACTCAATTCTTGAAGTCACTTTTAGATGATGGAAGATTGACTATAGAAGGTGGGCAATTTAAAGGGAAGAGAATTACTTTCCACGATCCATGTTATTTAGGACGTGCTAATCAAGTTTATGAAGCTCCGCGTCAATTGATTGAAAAATTAGATGCAGAGTTAGTAGAAATGAAACGCTCTAGACAAAATGGTTTCTGCTGTGGTGCTGGAGGTGCTCAACTTTTTAAAGAACCAGAACATGGTGATAAAGAAGTGCATGTAGAGCGTACAGAAGAGGCTATAGGGACTAATGCAGAGATTATCGCTGCTGGATGTCCTTTCTGTAATACAATGCTTACAGATGGAGTGAAATTTAAAGAAAAAGAAAGCTCAGTAAAAGTACTAGACGTAGCTGAGTTAATCGCAAACGCAGAAGATTTATAAAATATGTTTAAACCATTTGAAGAAATGCCTGATCATTCGAGAGTTTGGATTTACCAATCTAATCGTAAGTTCTCAGATGAAGAGGTTCAAGATATAGATAAGGATTTAGCTGCTTTTACAGCAGAGTGGGCAGCGCATGCTACACCATTAGAATCTTCTTATAAGATATTTTACAATAGATTTATTGTATTAACAGTAGATCAAGATATACACCCTGCTTCAGGATGTTCAATAGATGCTTCAGTTCGTGTGATTCAAGATATTGAACAAAAGTATAATGTAGACTTACTAGATAAGATGAATGTTACTTATAAAACAGGAGAATTCATCGCTTTTAAAACTTTATTAGAATTTAAAGATTTAGTAAAGTCTAAGTCTGTATCAGCTAATACGATTGTATTCAATAATTTAGTAAATGATTTAGGAGAGTTTAGAGAATTTTGGGAAGTTCCAGCATCTGAAAGTTGGCATTCACGTTTTTTTAAATAGATTCTAATATTTATATTTACGATATCAAAATCACCATCAAATAGACTTTTGATGGTGATTTTTTTTGACCTAAAATAAAAACTAATGAAAAGATTGACTGTTGTACTACTTCTTGTAGCTTCTAGTGCGTTTGGACAGGTTAAGTTTAATCAAGCTAGACAGAAACAATGGGTAGATAGTGTATATAATACGTTGAATTTAGAGGAAAGAATAGGACAGCTGTTTATGGTTGCGGCTTACTCTAATAAAAATGAGGCTCATGTACAGAGTTTAGAGAAACTTGTGCAAGAACAGCATATTGGAGGATTAATCTTCTTTCAAGGTGGACCTGTTCGTCAAGCTGAAATGACTAATCGCTTACAGACTTTAAGTAGAATACCTATGCTAGTAGGTATAGATGGTGAGTGGGGACTGAGTATGCGTTTAGAAGATACTTACCGTTTTCCTTATAATATGACATTGGGGGCTGTTCAAGATATGGACTTGATTTATCAAGTGGGAGAAGCGATGGCTAAACAAACTAAGCGTTTAGGTATGCAGTTTAACTTTGGACCAGTATTAGATATTAATATTAATCCAAAGAATCCTATTATCGGAGTGCGTTCTTTTGGTGAGACGAGAGAGATAGTAACAGATAGAGCTAGTGCATTTATGCAAGGATATCAAAGTCAAGATATTTTTGCAACAGGAAAACACTTTCCAGGACATGGTGATACGTCTACAGATTCACATCACAAATTACCTGTAATTGACTTTGATAAAGGACGATTAAATAGAGTTGAATTATATCCGTATAAGAAATTATTTGAAGAAGGACTGTCTAGTGTGATGATAGCCCATCTAAACTTACCTGCTTATGAACCTAATGATATTCCTACTTCGTTATCTTATAATATTGTAACGAAGTTGTTGAAAGAAGAATTAGGTTTTGAAGGACTGATCTTTACTGATGCTTTAAATATGAAGGCAGCTGCTAATTATCTAAAGCCAGGGGAAGTTGACTTAGCTGCTTTTAAAGCAGGGAATGACTTATTGCTTTTCTCTGAAGATGTGCCTACTGCGCTAACGAAGATATTAGATGCTTATAATACAGGAGAAATATCAGAAGAACGCTTATCTCATTCGGTAAAGAAAGTTCTAGCCTACAAGTACAAATCAGGTATGACAAAGTTCTCTGCTATTGAAACAGGTAGCTTAGTTAAGGACTTGAATGCTCCAGTTTACGATGATTTAAATCAGAAGTTGTATGAAGAAGCAATGACTTTAACGAAGAATGAAGATAGGTTAGTTCCTTTTAAGCATTTAGAAAAACAAAAGATAGCTTATGTAAAGTTAGGAGATGATGATGGTAGTCAATTCTTAAGTATGCTTCAGAATTATGATGATGTAACAGAAATTGCCGGAGATAGTTTAGAAGATTTGTCTGCGTTTACAACTATTATTGTTGGCTATCACAAGGTGGATAACCCATGGCGTAAGCACGATATGTCAGACACAGAAAAGGCGACTTTACGTAATTTAGCCGCTAGAAAGAATACTGTGTTAGTATCTTTTGCTAAGCCGTATGCGCTTGAGTCAATGCCTTTAGATAAGGTAAATACTGTGTTAGTAGGGTATCAGAATAATAAATTTGCTCAGCAAGCTGCTGCTCAAGTACTATTTGGGGCAATAGGAGCTAAAGGAAAGTTACCAGTTTCTATCAATGGTTCTTTTGCTGTTGGTACAGGACTTAAAACGAAAGCTATTGATCGTTTAGGTTTTTCTACTGCAGCAAATGAAGGAATGGATCCTGATGTGTTAAATAGAATTGATGCCATTGCTCAAGGAGCTATAGATAAACAATACACACCAGGTATTCAGGTAGTAGTGACTCGTCATGGTAAAGTAGTATATCAAAAAGCTTTTGGACATCATACTTATGATAATAGCACAAAGGTATTAAATACAGATCTATATGATTTAGCTTCTTTAACTAAGATCTTAGGAACGTTGCCAGTATTGGTAAAGATGTATGATGATCATAAAGTGAGAATGGAGACTAAACTAGGACAGATGTTGCCGATGTTTAAACATACAGATAAAGAAGATATCACCTTTAAAGATTTGTTGACACATCAGTCAGGTTTACCAGCTTGGATTCCTTTTTATAAACGCACTCTAGCAGAGAATAATAGACCTGATCCGAGTTTGTATAGCTTCTTCTACACTCCAGAGTATCCTACTCAAGTGTCAGAGAATTTATATATTAAAAAAGGGTATACAAATGAAATTCTACAACAAATAGCAGATTCTAAATTATCTAAAAAGGAATATAAGTATAGTGATTTAGGGTTTATTATGATGAAGGAGTTTGTGGAGAGTAAATATCACAAGACACTTGATCAAGTAGTGGAAAGTGAGTATTATAATAAGATGGGAGCTTGGCGTTTAACTTATTTGCCATTGCGTAAATTTGACTTGAATGTAATTCCTCCTACTGAAATAGATAATTATTACCGTTATACCACTGTACAAGGGTATGTGCATGATATGGGAGCAGCTATGCAAGGTGGTGTTGCTGGGCATGCAGGATTGTTTGGATCAGCATTAGATGTTGCTAAAATGATGCAGTTATATCTGAATAAAGGGGAATATGGAGGTGATCGTTTCTTCTCAGAAGATACTTTTAATACATTTAATGAGTGTGCTTATTGTAGTAAAGGTAGTAGAAGGGGAATAGGATTCGATAAACCGCAAAAGCCAGGTTCTCCTGGTCCAACATGTGGATGTGCTTCAATGTCTAGTTTTGGACATACTGGGTTTACAGGAACAATGGCTTGGGCTGACCCTGATAAAGATTTAGTATTTGTATTTTTATCTAATAGGACTTATCCAGATAGCAATGTAAATAATTTATCAAAAGCTAATATTAGAGAAGATATTCAAAAGGTAATTTACGAGTCTATCATAAAGTAAACAGAAATATGACGTAAAGGCGTAGCGATGGCTACGCTTTTTTTATGAACTGTATTTAGAGCTTAGTTGTTATCTAGTTTGTTATGAGTAAGTTGAATAATTATGTCATTGTGTTCTTGTGATACAAATAGTAATATCTTGATTTGGTAATTTGTTGATATTGTGCTTGTTAATAGTCAGTATAAATAAGCTAATTAGACTTGTTAAAAATAAAGTTGTATTTCTTTGGTTTTTACTAACATGACCAATACTTTTGTTATTTAAAATTAATTTAAATAATGAGACCGTTTAAGGAAGTATTTTTTTGTTTTTTACTACTTCTGTTACCTTGTTTAGTAAATGCTCAAGGAACTGTAGGTAAAGTAAAAGGAATCGTTTATGATTCACAGAAAACTCCCATTATAGGAGTATCTGTTTCTATTAAAGGAAGTACAATTGGCGTTCAGACAGATCTAGATGGGAAGTTTGAATTACAGCACACAACAGGACAACATATAATACTGTTTAATTATGTAGGTATGGTTGAAGAGAGCAGAACTGTTCAATTTAATACAAGTCCAAAATCATTGAGTATTACTATGCAAGATGAGCCTTCTGTATTAGATGATGTTGTGGTTAGTGTAAAAGGTAAAGTAGATGCTTTAAAAGAGCAAGCTTTTACAGTAAGCGCTGTAGATATGCAAAAGATAGCTAATAGTACTTATGATTTAAATCAAATACTAAACAAAAGTAGCGGTATCAAAGTTAGACAGCAAGGTGGTGTAGGGTCTGATTATAATTTTTCTGTAAACGGAATGTCTGGAAAAGCAGTTAAGTTTTTTGTAGACGGAGTTCCATTAGAGATGTTAGGTAAAGGAGTGGATATGAATACACTTCCTATTAATATGGCTCAACGTGTAGAGATATATAAAGGAGTTGTCCCTGTTCATTTGAGCACTGATGCTATGGGAGGTGCAGTCGATATTATCACGAATGGTAATTCTAAAGATTACTTAGATGCTAGTTATATGACTGGATCTTTTAATACCCATAAAGTTAATTTAAATGGACAATTAAAAGATAAGGGTACTGGAATTATAATGAGACTGAATAGTGCTTATAATTACTCGGATAATGATTATAAGATGCGTGATATGAAGATCTATAATCCCCAAGCTGAGAAGTATGAATACAGAGATGTAAAACGTTTCAATGATCGCTACAAATCTTTATTTGTAATGGCAGAATTGGGAATAGAGGATAAGTCATGGGCTGATATGTTATTCGTAGGAGTGTCACATTCTTTATTTGATAAACAAATTCAGACAGGATCTAATCAAGAGATTGTGTATGGAGGAGTGAAGAGAGAAGGAGATGCGAATAATTACTTTTTAAAATATAAGAAGAAAGATCTATTGAACGATCGCTTTGATATCAATTATTATTTAGGGTATTCTAAGAGTTTAGAAAAAGGAACGGATACTTTAATGAGAAAATACAGTTGGGACGGAAGTTATGTTCCTGCAGCAGGAAGTGAACTTACTAACCCTTCTTTAAGTAGACAACACAGAGATCGTGTATTCTCTCAATTAACTACAGAGTATAGAATAAGTGATTCTCACAAGTTTAATTTTAATTATATGTTAGATTATGTGAAGAATCAATCTTATAATTTATTATACGATAAGAGAGAAGATGCTTATCCAACGAAAATGACAAAACAGATTTTCTCTATTAACTATCAACAAGATTGGTTTGATAAGAGATGGACTAATGTGTTTTTTGGAAAGTATTACTTAGTTGATTTAGATAAGACTGTCTTTGACTCTTCTACACGTAAGGATGTACCTGTTAAAAATCAATCAGGAAATTGGGGATATGGTATAGCGAGTACTTTTAAAATTACCAATGAACTAGGTTTAAAAGCTTCTTTTGAAAAATCATTCCGTTTATTAGAACCAGAAGAAATATTTGGTGATGGAGTGTCTATTACTAGTAACTTAGCTCTACGTCCTGAGAGCAGTAATAACTTCAACTTAGGGGTGTATTATAGCCAGCGTTTTGATGATCACTTCGTACGTTTTGATGCAGCAGGATATATTAGAGATACGAAGGATTATATTTATACAGTACCTAATTTATTCAATAGTACTTTTAAATATGAGAACTTATCTAATATCTTTACTAGAGGAGTAGAAGGAGAATTTAACTACCAGTATAAGAATATTCTTAATATCATGGCAAATATTACTTATAACTATGCTTATGACAATACGAAATACGCTAATAATAGTGATAATGTAGAGTCTGCTACTTATAAAAAAGAAGTGCCAAACCAGCCTTGGTTATATGGTAATATAGATGTTAGTATAGGACAAGATGATTGGTTCCAAAAAGATTCTCGTATTGAGTTAACTTATGGGGTATCTATGACAGAGTGGTTCTATAAAAACTGGCAGTCTTATGGAAACAAAAAGAATATTCCAACGATCCCTCGCCAGACATTACACGATGTAGGAATCAATTATTCGATAGCAAAAGGGAAGTATAACTTTGCTTTGAATTGTACTAATATTGGAAATGCTCTTGCTTATGACAACTTTAAACTTCAAAAACAAGGTAGAGCATTTTATTTCAAATTCAGATATTCTTTAAAATAGACATTACAGATGAAAAATAAATCATATACAATCTTATCTATGATCTTATTGCTTATTACAGTAATAGGATGTAGTAAAGAACCATCTCAGAGTGGTGGTTTTGAAGGAGAAAAAGATTATAAGTATTTCTTATTATCAGCATTGGGAAGTTGGCCTAATACGGTTCATTATATTACAGCTACCAATGATGTGACACAAGGAGTTATGGATCTGAATAGAGAAGGTGATGAAATTAACTCTAAAGGAACGTATTCTTATATCGTTAAGAATGGGTATATCTATAACTATAAAACAGATCAAGGAGTATTTAAAAAGTTCAAATATACAAATGATAAGCTAGTTACAGAGATAGAAGTACCTTTCTCTTATATTAATGACGTGAGTGCTTATACATGGGCTGATGATAACACTTTGATTCTTTTTGGAGATACAAGTGATATAGAGCGCATCCGATATACAGTTTTTAATACAACAAATCTTAAAATAGTAAAACAAGGAGAAGTGTCTGGCCTAGAGCCTTTCCCTCAAGGATATGACCATTATTCAATAGGTTCTGCAGCTTATATAGATGGAGTATTGTATTTACAGTACGGTTTTAGAAATGCGAAATGGTTGACACCTAATTTCTATAATATAGCTTCTATTTCATATCCAGATTTTAAAGTAATCAAATCAGAAGCAGACACTCGTAGTAGTGGTGCTAGTAATGGTTCTCCTTACTTTAAAACTTCTTTTGTAAAGGATAATGACAGCTTCTACTATAGTTGTTTTACACGTACAAATTCAGAGGCTAAAGATATTTATCTATTTAGAATTAAGACTGCAGAAGGGGTATTAGATAGATCTTACGAAATTAATTTGACGCAAGTATTAGGAGGATTAAAACCTGAAACAGCGATGAATTATATAGGAGACAACAAAATGATTATTGGTTATAGAGATCCAGCTAAAGGAGGAAGTTATAATGGGAAATACGCTATTATCGACTTAGAGACTAGATCAGTTGTAAGACAGTTGACAGAATTACCTTTAGATGAACCGTATGAACTAGGTTTCTTTGTTCAAGATAAGAAAGTCTACTTCGCGATTAATAGTGCAGAAGAAGGAAACTACGTTTGGATTTATGATCTAAAAACAGACAAGGTTACTAAGGGAATGACACTTCCTGATAAGATATCAGGATTTGCACGTTTCGATAAATTCTATGACTAATAAATTAGAATAATAAGTTTGATTTTTTATAGGAAGGAATATCTTTCTATTAGTTTGGTTAGGTTTGAAGCCACTTCCTTGGGAGTGGCTTTTTTTTATTTAGGATATTCTTCATAAGCTTTGAATAAGTTTCGGAGCATCTTGAACAGAGTCGTACTGTTTTCTTTGGTGCTTTCGAGTTTACTTTTTCGTTTAGCAGTGAAGGAGAACGATTCATTGGGTGTATGAATAGTACCTTCTAAGTTATCAGTATCGACTATGGAAGTTTGAAGAAGAGTAGGTCTATCTTTAGACATAGAAGAACAGATAAAACCATCTTGAGTCATTACACCTTCAAAACCTTCATTTCTTGTCGTACGTGCGATTAGAGTACCTTCATTTTGGAATAAATGGAAGTTCTCTATTTTAGAGTATTCTGTAAATTTAATTGGAGAATCTTGTTCTGAAAAGGTAAACTCCCATTGACCAGTTACATTAATAGCTGTATAAGTACTCGGAATAGAAAAACGAGGTTCTTTTGTCTTATAGGCTATAAAAGGGATGGTAACTAAAGCGTTTTTATCTTTCTTATCTTCAAATATTCCTTTAATTGTATCGTTTCGTATAATCCCTTTTAGATAGATATGACCACTGTAATCTAAAGGGTTGATAAAACTATCACTTGTTATTTCGGTATATTCTTTTTGATTTGTAATTGGACCATCTGTAAAGATGGTGCGATAACCATGAATATTAAGTGGAATGCTATCTAGTGTAAAAATAATAGGAATATTGATTCCTTTTATAGTGAAATCGGCTTTCCATCGGATAGAAGAATCAGTGTAATCTTGATTGCTTAATTTATCTGTACAACCATTCAAGAGTAAGATCATTAGAAAACAGCTAAGAAGATATCGAATAACAGACATGGATAGAAAATGTAGTGAAACAATTGGTTATAAACATTAAAACCCTTGTATAGAATGAACTATTTATCCAAAGGTAAGCTTTTATAGTTAGCATCTATATCATCTATATATTACTTCTATTATTTTGATGTAAATAAGAATTTAAATAGAAGTTTTTTTATTATTTATTCTAGGTCAAAAAAGTATATATCTGATATAGACAGAGAAGTTGTTTTGTGTTATTCTTATAACTCTTTTTTTATGGATGAAAATATAGTAAAAACGCTTGTCAATAAATTAATGAAGTCAGCACAGCTTATACTGACTTTTGCATATCTATTGGCTATTGGAATAGGGATGTTATTTAATTCACAGAAGTACAATGCTTTTGGTATTAATATTTTTGATTACTCTTCTATATTTGATTTTTTGATAGCTCCCTTTGCAGACTTTAGAATAGTAGCTTTTGCTATTGTGACAATGGTTATTACTTATCTATTGTTTAAAGGTGATGCATATTGGAAAGAGAAATTTCCTGCTAATTATAGCAAATCAACATTTAATCTTGAACAATATTCTTGGTATAGAAAAATAAAGGGAGGTGTGTTTATCCTTATTTTTATCTGGTATCTTATATTGATGGCACAGTATTATGGCAAGCGAACTTATGTTGAAACACTACAACAAGAATTGACTAAAATAGAGTATATAGGAGGGGAAGTGATAGAAGGAATTCTTATAGGGAAGACCAGTGATATATTGTTTTTATATGTAAATCAAGAAGTAAAAGCCATACCTATATCTGCGAATCTAAAGACTATACAGATTAAATAATAAAGGCTGTCCATTGGACAGCCTTTCGCTTTTATTTCTTTGGAGCATTGTCTACGAACATCTGCTTTACTTTAGCTACGTCATAGCTTTTATCAGCTTCTAATTCACCAGATGAAATTACATTAGTCGTTTTTCCTTCCCCATTGATTACGATGAAGAAAGGATAACCTAATTTCTGTCCTTCAGGAGCATATTTTTCGAATGCTTTAGCATTTTTATGTTTAGCTGTATAATTTAAGTGATAATAAACATAGTTCGCATCGACTACAGTTTTTATATCTTGATTTTTTTGTACAAAATCATTAAAACGAAGACACCATATACACCAGTTACCACCAGCTTGTACAAAAACATTTTTGCCTTCTGCTTTAGCCTTTGCGATTAGTTCTGTTATTTTAGCATCACCATCTTCTTCTTCGTTATATGGTTTTGCTAACGCCTCTTTTTCTTTAGCAATAGCTTGTTTAGCTGCTGCTGTATCTATTGCAGTAGTAGGTGTATTGTCAGAGGTAGTTGCTTCTGTTTCTGTTGCTACTTGTTCTGTTTTAACCTCTTGTTTACAGCTTACTAATGTTAGTACTGTAGCTAGTACTAGAGATGATAAAACTAATTTTTTCATATTTGTTAGGTTTATGTATTGTTGTTTCTAAATGAAATTCGGCGAAATGTAATAAAAATTAATAAGATATTGTATATATAGGATTACATTTACCATGAATATGGTATCTATTATGCTCAATATATTTTTTCGACGTTTTAATCTATTCTCAGAAGAAGAGATAGGTATTATTGTAGCTTTATTTGCACAACGCAATATTGCTAAGAATGACTATCTCGTAAAGGAAAATGAATACTGTGAAGAAATAGCCTTTATTGAATCAGGTATTTTTCGTTCCTTTTACACAAACGAAAAAGGAGATGAACTGACTTATTGTTTTCGTTTTCCAGATGATTTGATTGGTGCATATTCTGCTTTTATTACAGGAGGAAAAAGTATTGAGAGTATCCAAGCGATTGTTAATACAGTAGTTTGGTCTATTCAGAAGAAAGATCTCGATGCTTTAGCAGATAGATTACCTCAGTGGACTACTTTCTTAAAGATTATTGCTGAGCAACAGTATTTAGAATTAGAACGCAGAGTGATACAGTTTCAGCGAGAGACTGCCTCTGAACGTTATAAGAATCTATTGATGCATCACCCTAATTTTGTACAGTATATTCCGTTACAGTATTTGGCTTCTTATTTAGGAATTACCCAAAGACATTTAAGTCGTATCAGAAAAGAGATTACTTTTTAGACATTTGTCCAGTATTTAGACCTCTATTGGCTATTAGTTTTGTCTGTAAATCAAATTAATTATGCAGAACAATATTTTAATCATAGGAGGTAAGGGGTTAGTAGGGGGGACTATAGCTCGTATCTTAAAAGAGCGAAATCCTCAATGTAATATAATCTTAGGAACTAGATCTCCTAAAGATCTACAAAAAGAAGTACAGATAGATGTCAATAGCCCATCTTCATTAGAAGCTATTCTATCTAGAAGTATCGATTTAATTATTTTATCTGTTAATGACCAGAAGGATCATGTACTTCGTTTTGCGATAGAGCATGGAATAGATTATTTGGATATCACTAAACCAACACCCGCTTTACATAAGGCATTACAGATTACTACAGAATATACTAAGTATAATAGCCGTATTGTATTTGGCTCAGGTTGGATGGGAGGTATTGTTCCTGGATTAGTCAAATCTGCTGTGCCAACTACAGAAAAAATAGACAGCGTACAACTGTTGGTGTATTATTCTATAAAAGATAAAGCAGGCGAAAGTTCAGCTCATTTTATGGCAGAGCATGTTGCAACTCCTTTTGTTCAGTATCAAAAGAATCAACCTAAGGAGGTTTTACACTTTTTAGATAGTGAATCGTATTGTTTCTCTTTTGGGCTAAGAAATAGACAAGTTTACAACTTTGATACTCCTGATCTGTATATTTTGAATCAAGTAGAAGCTGTACCTACCGTAAGTGTGAAGATGACTTACAACTCTAAGTTTGTAACTCGTGTATTAGGCTGGATGCAGCAGTTCGGTGTATTTAAGAGAATGTCTTTAAAGACAAGGAGAAAGATATTTGGAGGTAGTGGAGCAGGAGATATATCAGTATTCGAAATCATTATTAAAGGCTCTCAGCAAGTAAGGAGAATTTTATTAAAGAGTGATAGAGGACAGGCAGAATTAACTGCTTTATCAGCCGTATTACATACAGAGGCATTAGTTAGTAATAAAGTTTTACCTGGGCAGTATTTTGCACATCAACTTCATGGAGAAAAAGCACTTTTCACAGGTTTACAACAATATGATTCTATAACAGTAAAAGAGATATAATGAAGAGAATAACAGTTATCAATGGACATCCAAATAAAGATTCACTGTGTTTTGGATTAGTAGATGCATATGTAAAAGGAGCCAGGCAGAGTGGAGCAGAAGTGAGAGAAATCACAGTAGCGAAGATGAGCTTTAATGCGAACCTACAGTATGGTTATCAGAAACGCATGGAACTAGAACCAGATTTAGTTAAGGCGATAGATGATATCAAATGGGCTGACCATCTTGTATGGGTACATCCTGTATGGTGGGGTGGACTTCCCGCTTTAGTAAAAGGATTTATCGATAGAATATTTCTACCAGGTATTATGTATCAGTATAGAGAGAATAGTATGTTATGGGACAAATTACTGAAAGGTAAAACAGCTCATATTATCACTACCTTAGATCAACCAGGATGGTATTATCGCCTGATGTATGGAAGACCTAGTGTCAATCAGCTAAAGAAATCAACACTGCAGTTCTGTGGTGTATCTCCCGTAAAAGTCACTTATATTGGAATTGTTAGAAACTCTAAAGAAGAGCAGAGGTTGAAGTGGATTGCTAGAGTAGAACAGCTAGGCAAACAATTGAAGTAAGAGCAATCTTGATTTTTGTTTTTATAGATATGGTATAAGAACTATAAAAGTACGAGAAGAGATAAATCTGTACTTTGTCCTATTAAATCTCCTATTAGGGTAAGAATAAAGAATAAGAACGCTATTAGTTTTGTAATGTCAAAATAATAGCGTTTTTTTATTCTATATAAATATCAACGTTATTATTCAATTTTAAAAAAGACAACAAAAATGGAAGAGTTTATAGACTTTGACAATTTAAAACGTCCTGTTTTAGTTCAATTTTATGCTGATTGGTGTGCTCCATGTAGAACACTATCAGGTATAATAGATCATATAGAGGAGGATATAGAAGCTAAAGTAGATTTGATAAGAGCAAATATAGATCAATGTAAGGACTTAAAAGAAGAGTTCTTTGTTCGCTCTGTACCCACGATGATTTTATTAAATAAGCAGGGAGATATCTATTGGCGTCAGACAGGTGTTGTTGCTCCACAAGAGATTATGAAGCACGTGTGGCAAGTAGATAAAGAATAATTTAAAGAATTGAAATAATGAATAACGTTGTATTATTAATTGAGTATGCTTTATTATTAGGCATAGGAGCTACTATATTTATGGATCTTTATGCAGTAGCTATTAAGAAACTGTTTAATATTCCATCATTGGACTATGCGATGGTAGGGAGATGGATAGGATCTTTTACGAAAGGAGTGTTTAGTCACC
It encodes the following:
- a CDS encoding NAD(P)H-dependent oxidoreductase; amino-acid sequence: MKRITVINGHPNKDSLCFGLVDAYVKGARQSGAEVREITVAKMSFNANLQYGYQKRMELEPDLVKAIDDIKWADHLVWVHPVWWGGLPALVKGFIDRIFLPGIMYQYRENSMLWDKLLKGKTAHIITTLDQPGWYYRLMYGRPSVNQLKKSTLQFCGVSPVKVTYIGIVRNSKEEQRLKWIARVEQLGKQLK
- a CDS encoding saccharopine dehydrogenase NADP-binding domain-containing protein, which encodes MQNNILIIGGKGLVGGTIARILKERNPQCNIILGTRSPKDLQKEVQIDVNSPSSLEAILSRSIDLIILSVNDQKDHVLRFAIEHGIDYLDITKPTPALHKALQITTEYTKYNSRIVFGSGWMGGIVPGLVKSAVPTTEKIDSVQLLVYYSIKDKAGESSAHFMAEHVATPFVQYQKNQPKEVLHFLDSESYCFSFGLRNRQVYNFDTPDLYILNQVEAVPTVSVKMTYNSKFVTRVLGWMQQFGVFKRMSLKTRRKIFGGSGAGDISVFEIIIKGSQQVRRILLKSDRGQAELTALSAVLHTEALVSNKVLPGQYFAHQLHGEKALFTGLQQYDSITVKEI
- a CDS encoding Crp/Fnr family transcriptional regulator: MNMVSIMLNIFFRRFNLFSEEEIGIIVALFAQRNIAKNDYLVKENEYCEEIAFIESGIFRSFYTNEKGDELTYCFRFPDDLIGAYSAFITGGKSIESIQAIVNTVVWSIQKKDLDALADRLPQWTTFLKIIAEQQYLELERRVIQFQRETASERYKNLLMHHPNFVQYIPLQYLASYLGITQRHLSRIRKEITF
- a CDS encoding thioredoxin family protein, yielding MEEFIDFDNLKRPVLVQFYADWCAPCRTLSGIIDHIEEDIEAKVDLIRANIDQCKDLKEEFFVRSVPTMILLNKQGDIYWRQTGVVAPQEIMKHVWQVDKE